A genomic stretch from Erigeron canadensis isolate Cc75 chromosome 9, C_canadensis_v1, whole genome shotgun sequence includes:
- the LOC122583135 gene encoding sugar transporter ERD6-like 7, with product MVNERDIEKRDDRVQDDRVPLISQDETRKENNFMVYLSTFVAVCGSFSFGTGVGYSSPTEASIKKDLNLTIAQYSLFGSILTFGAMIGAVASGPMSDFFGRKGALRISSAFCIGGWLAIYLAQGPVPLDAGRLATGYGMGVFSYVVPVFIAEIAPRQLRGLLTAANQLLIATGTSVSFVIGTLLHWRTMALIGLIPCAVLLVGLFFIPESPRWLAKIGNQVEFDLALQKLRGKDVNVSEAADEIKEYIETLEELPKARLIDLFQRRYLRSVIIGVGLMIFQQFGGINGICFYATSIFASAGFSADIGNIIYAILQVVVTTLNALFIDKAGRKPLLLVSATGMALGCLLAAASFYIKTYQIALAAAPALAVTGILLYIVGYSLGMGAVPWVIMSEIFSIDVKRTAGGLVTLVNWAGAWAVSYTFNFLFTWSCYGTFLLYAAVNVACILFVIKLVPETKRQTLEQIQAGITH from the exons ATGGTTAACGAAAGGGATATAGAGAAACGAGACGACAGAGTTCAAGATGATAGAGTTCCACTTATATCTCAAGATGAAACAAggaaagaaaacaattttatgGTTTATCTCAGCACATTTGTTGCAGTATGTGGTTCGTTTTCATTTGGAACAGGT GTTGGTTATTCGTCTCCTACCGAGGCCTCCATCAAGAAAGATTTAAATTTAACGATAGCACAG TATTCTTTGTTTGGCTCAATATTGACATTTGGCGCAATGATTGGTGCCGTTGCAAGTGGACCCATGTCTGATTTCTTCGGCCGTAAAGGG GCATTGAGAATATCAAGTGCTTTCTGCATTGGAGGGTGGCTTGCAATTTACCTTGCTCAG GGACCTGTGCCTTTGGACGCTGGACGGCTAGCAACAGGATATGGAATGGGAGTCTTTTCATATGTG GTACCCGTGTTCATAGCTGAAATAGCACCCAGACAATTACGAGGTTTGTTAACAGCTGCAAATCAG TTATTAATTGCTACTGGAACATCGGTTTCCTTTGTAATAGGAACGCTGCTACATTGGAGAACCATGGCTTTGATAG GATTGATTCCGTGTGCTGTTTTACTAGTTGGTCTCTTTTTTATACCAGAGTCTCCTAGATGGCTG GCGAAGATAGGAAACCAAGTAGAGTTTGATTTAGCACTACAGAAACTTCGTGGGAAGGATGTAAATGTTTCTGAGGCGGCGGATGAAATCAAG GAGTACATAGAAACACTAGAAGAGCTCCCAAAAGCCAGACTAATTGATTTGTTTCAGAGAAGATATTTGAGATCTGTAATT ATAGGTGTTGGATTGATGATCTTTCAACAATTCGGAGGAATAAATGGAATCTGTTTTTATGCGACCAGTATTTTTGCTTCAGCAG GATTCTCCGCAGATATTGGTAACATAATATATGCCATTCTTCAG GTTGTGGTTACCACCTTAAATGcactatttatagacaaagccGGTAGAAAGCCACTATTACTG GTTTCTGCTACAGGGATGGCTTTGGGCTGCCTCTTAGCGGCAGCATCTTTCTACATTAAG ACGTATCAAATAGCTCTTGCAGCAGCACCTGCACTAGCCGTAACTGGCATACTG TTGTATATAGTGGGATATTCGCTAGGGATGGGAGCAGTTCCATGGGTCATAATGTCTgag ATATTCTCCATTGACGTCAAGCGCACAGCTGGTGGACTCGTGACACTAGTAAACTGGGCTGGTGCATGGGCTGTTTCATACACTTTCAATTTTCTATTTACATGGAGTTGTTATG GTACTTTCCTCCTTTATGCAGCAGTAAATGTAGCTTGTATTCTGTTTGTGATCAAGTTAGTACCGGAAACGAAAAGACAAACTTTGGAACAGATACAAGCTGGCATTACTCATTAG
- the LOC122582017 gene encoding uncharacterized protein LOC122582017, whose amino-acid sequence MLNIFNKSLRRLCNKFRWPVRRRAKSKVIIKRFGKTNSRGQDSLNTNGSATIHPNNHLGHSKPENPIRIATFNAALFSMAPAVPEQTEKGSKFDYGEETDYNDQEVKKSVSSVSYSSPRSKSMVDRPKSILKQSPLHSSSISSSSETLTKQQKFAKSKLRVSINLPDNEISLKRSGQLSFVIDETETETDPSSKSKGISKILKGKGVLRSQSSFSSSRGNYRSTKTVLEVLKELDADILALQDVKAEEEKEMKPLSDLAAGLGMHYVFAESWAPEYGNAVLSKWPIKRSKVQKIFDDSDFRNVLKATIDVPLTGEVDFHCTLLDHLDENWRMKQLNAIIESNERPHILAGGINSLDETDYSPERWTDIVKYYEEMGKPTPKVEVMKHLKNKQYTDAKEFAGECESVVIIAKGQNVQGTCKYGTRVDYILASPDSPYKFVPGSYMVYSSKGTSDHHIVKVDVTKVEVSGQQQYVRKHRHPKQKVVKITNSNSSKGVWKMQTLDR is encoded by the exons ATGCTGAATATATTCAATAAAAGTCTCCGGCGACTCTGTAACAAGTTCCGGTGGCCGGTGCGCCGCCGTGCAAAGTCAAAAGTGATCATAAAAAGATTTGGGAAAACAAATTCAAGAGGTCAAGATTCACTAAACACAAATGGGTCAGCTACAATTCATCCAAATAACCATTTGGGTCATTCCAAGCCCGAAAACCCAATTCGGATTGCAACGTTTAATGCTGCTTTATTCTCCATGGCACCTGCAGTTCCTGAGCAGACTGAAAAAGGGTCAAAGTTTGACTATGGTGAAGAAACTGATTATAATGATCAAGAGGTAAAAAAGTCTGTTTCCTCTGTTTCTTATAGTAGCccaagatcaaaatcaatggtgGATAGGCCAAAAAGTATATTGAAACAATCACCATTGCATTCAAGTTCAATAAGTAGTAGTTCAGAAACATTAACAAAACAACAGAAATTTGCTAAATCAAAGCTTCGGGTTTCGATAAATTTACCCGATAACGAGATCTCTTTGAAACGAAGTGGGCAGTTGAGCTTTGTTATAGACGAAACCGAAACCGAAACCGACCCGAGTTCAAAAAGTAAGGGAATAAGTAAGATTTTGAAAGGAAAAGGTGTTTTAAGATCACAAAGTAGTTTTTCTTCATCTAGAGGGAATTATAGGTCAACAAAGACTGTTCTTGAGGTATTAAAAGAATTGGATGCTGATATTTTGGCTTTACAAGATGTTAAAGctgaagaagagaaagaaatgaAGCCTTTATCTGATTTGGCTGCTGGTTTGGGTATGCATTATGTTTTTGCTGAGAGTTGGGCACCCGAATATGGTAATGCGGTCTTGTCTAAATGGCCGATTAAACGATCAAAGGTTCAGAAGATTTTTGACGATTCTGATTTCAG GAATGTTTTGAAGGCAACAATTGACGTTCCTCTAACAGGAGAGGTTGATTTCCATTGTACtcttcttgatcatcttgatgAGAATTGGCGTATGAAGCAACTAAATGCAATAATCGAATCTAACGAGAGACCACATATCCTAGCCGGAGGCATCAACTCCCTTGATGAAACAGATTACTCACCTGAAAGATGGACAGACATTGTTAAG TACTATGAAGAAATGGGAAAGCCGACACCAAAAGTTGAAGTGATGAAGCACCTAAAGAACAAACAGTACACTGATGCTAAGGAATTTGCAGGCGAATGTGAATCCGTGGTCATTATAGCTAAAGGACAAA ATGTGCAAGGTACGTGCAAGTATGGTACAAGAGTAGATTACATATTGGCGTCCCCGGACTCTCCTTACAAGTTTGTTCCCGGTTCATATATGGTTTATTCATCAAAAGGTACTTCTGACCATCATATAGTCAAAGTTGATGTAACGAAGGTAGAGGTATCTGGCCAACAACAGTATGTTAGGAAGCATCGACATCCTAAACAAAAGGTTGTGAAAATAACAAATTCTAATTCATCCAAAGGGGTATGGAAAATGCAAACATTAGATAGATAG
- the LOC122582723 gene encoding auxin-binding protein T85-like: MMKLMMIVYFLSISIFLSTTAVTASQCSINGLPLVRDISESRQDNFGIPGLSHITIAGSVMHGLKEVEIWLQTLAPGARTPIHRHSCEEVFVVLKGSGTLYISSSSHSKSPGKPEEFSIFSNSTFHVPVNDVHQVRNTNEKEDLQVLVVISRPPIKIFMYDDWHMPHTAAKLKFPFFWDEECYQKTVKDEL; the protein is encoded by the exons ATGATGAAGCTGATGATGATTGTTTACTTCCTTTCGATTTCTATCTTCCTATCAACCACCGCTGTCACTGCCTCTCAATGTTCCATTAACG GATTACCACTGGTGAGAGATATCAGTGAGTCACGGCAAGATAACTTTGGAATTCCCGGGTTATCTCACATTACTATTGCAGGTTCGGTCATGCATGGACTGAAAGAG GTGGAGATATGGCTTCAAACGCTTGCTCCAGGAGCACGCACACCCATTCATAGGCACTCATGTGAGGAAGTTTTTGTAGTCTTAAAAGGGAGTGGTACTCTTTATATTTCGTCAAGTTCTCATTCGAAGTCCCCTGGCAAGCCAGAAGAATTCAGTATCTTTTCGAATAGTACATTTCATGTCCCCGTTAATGATGTTCACCAGG TCAGGAACACAAATGAAAAAGAAGATTTGCAAGTTCTAGTTGTGATATCTCGTCCACCTATTAAAAT ATTCATGTATGATGATTGGCATATGCCACACACTGCAGCCAAATTGAAGTTCCCATTTTtctgggatgaagaatgctacCAGAAAACCGTTAAAGATGAGCTTTAA
- the LOC122582899 gene encoding auxin-binding protein T85-like — protein MAFLYMLLTISIYFISTTTASQCSTNGLPLVRDISKLPQDNYGRPGLSHITVAGSLMHGFKEVEIWLQTFAPGARTPIHRHSCEEVFVVLKGSGTFYISPSSHLKSPGKPQEINIFPNSTLYVPVNDVHQLWNTNEREDLQVLVVISRPPVKIFMYEDWLMPHTAAKLKFPYYWDEQCYQTSVKDEL, from the exons atggcGTTTCTGTACATGCTGCTTACAATTTCTATCTATTTCATATCAACCACCACCGCCTCTCAATGTTCAACCAACG GATTGCCATTAGTGAGAGATATCAGTAAGCTGCCACAAGATAACTACGGACGGCCCGGGTTATCGCATATCACTGTGGCAGGTTCACTCATGCATGGCTTCAAAGAG GTTGAGATATGGCTTCAAACGTTTGCTCCAGGAGCACGCACACCGATTCATAGGCACTCGTGTGAGGAAGTTTTTGTAGTCCTAAAAGGGAGTGGTACTTTCTATATATCGCCGAGTTCTCATTTGAAATCCCCTGGCAAGCCACAAGAAATCAATATCTTTCCAAATAGCACGCTTTACGTCCCTGTTAATGATGTTCACCAG TTGTGGAATACAAATGAGAGAGAAGATTTGCAAGTTTTAGTTGTAATATCTCGCCCACCAGTGAAAAT ATTCATGTATGAGGATTGGTTAATGCCACATACTGCAGCCAAACTGAAATTCCCGTATTATTGGGATGAACAATGCTACCAGACATCTGTAAAAGATGAGCTTTAG
- the LOC122582732 gene encoding probable galacturonosyltransferase-like 4 → MAFRSLNHLLLLIGLLSFSQPPLPAIAATSHRLNLPRKLSQNVPFFREAPAFRNGQPCGSSPNDIIHLAMTLDTNYLRGTMAAILSILHNSGCPENIVFHFLWLRVDQDIRANIKTTFPYLNFNIYRFDSSLVQGKISKSIRVALDEPLNYARIYLPDIIPSHVKRIIYLDSDLVVVDDIEKLWKVDLQDKVLAAPEYCHANFTQYFNDNFWNEPELQKIFSGKDPCYFNTGVMVLDVEKWRAGGYLHKVEEWMVVQKQKRIYHLGSLPPFLLVFAGNIKAVDHSWNQHGLGGDNIEGKCRTLHPGPISLLHWSGKDKPWLRLDSGKPCIVDHLWAPYDLYRSSKLIFDG, encoded by the coding sequence ATGGCCTTTCGGAGCTTAAATCATCTTTTACTCCTCATTGGCCTCCTGTCTTTCTCCCAACCACCATTACCCGCCATTGCAGCCACCAGTCACCGCCTCAACCTCCCCCGAAAACTCTCCCAAAATGTCCCCTTTTTTCGTGAAGCACCTGCCTTCCGCAATGGCCAACCGTGTGGATCATCCCCTAACGACATTATTCATTTAGCAATGACTCTTGATACCAATTACCTCCGTGGGACAATGGCTGCAATCTTATCCATTTTGCATAACTCTGGCTGCCCTGAAAATATAGTTTTCCATTTCTTATGGCTTCGGGTTGATCAAGATATCAGAGCCAATATCAAAACCACCTTTCCCTACCTCAACTTCAATATATACCGATTTGATTCAAGCTTGGTTCAAGGTAAAATATCAAAGTCTATCCGTGTGGCACTTGATGAACCATTGAACTATGCTCGAATCTATCTGCCTGACATAATACCGTCTCATGTTAAACGGATTATTTATTTGGATTCGGACCTTGTTGTCGTAGATGACATTGAGAAGTTATGGAAAGTTGACCTGCAAGACAAGGTACTAGCTGCACCCGAATATTGTCACGCGAATTTCACACAATACTTTAATGACAATTTTTGGAATGAGCCCgaattacaaaaaatattttcGGGTAAAGACCCGTGTTATTTTAACACGGGGGTTATGGTTTTAGATGTTGAAAAATGGAGGGCAGGTGGGTATTTACATAAGGTTGAAGAATGGATGGTGGTTCAAAAACAaaagaggatttatcatttggGTTCTTTGCCACCCTTTTTGCTTGTTTTTGCTGGTAATATAAAAGCAGTTGATCATAGTTGGAACCAACATGGTTTAGGTGGAGACAACATTGAAGGAAAATGTAGGACATTACACCCTGGTCCAATTAGCCTGCTACATTGGAGTGGTAAAGACAAACCATGGTTAAGACTTGACTCGGGGAAACCCTGCATCGTAGACCATTTATGGGCCCCGTATGATCTATATCGTTCATCGAAACTTATTTTCGATGGATGA